One region of Triticum aestivum cultivar Chinese Spring chromosome 6B, IWGSC CS RefSeq v2.1, whole genome shotgun sequence genomic DNA includes:
- the LOC123136715 gene encoding bifunctional dethiobiotin synthetase/7,8-diamino-pelargonic acid aminotransferase, mitochondrial: MLRRLLLRQARRRHCSSSFSSALPLSSPTFAVFGANTGVGKTLVSAGLAASLLRSHAASPSAVLYLKPLQTGFPADSDAGFLYRRVPALVRPSHAAHLVASIDTLSPAPSVETPSPSREEAAFSYDGEGKAVRKLLACRTLYAWREAVSPHLAAEREGMTVEDAHVRSLLAACLAEGETLGKGEGDVWKLVETAGGVASPGPSGTLQCDLYRHFRLPIILVGDGRLGGISGTLSAYETLLLRGYDVSAVILEDCGLSNDKFLLSYLRNRVPVLVLPPIPEDPSDDLTDWFSESSSVFGLLEDALRSFHLKRIQRLNSMQRKSKDLLWWPFTQHNLVPVDCVTVIDSRCGESFSAYKVKDNKLMMIPQFDACASWWTQGPDSKLQIELARDMGYAAARYGHVMFPENAHEPALRCAELLLGGIGKDWASRVYYSDNGSTAIEIALKMAFRKFSLDRGILLDSDKSITNERNIQLKVLALKGSYHGDTLGAMEAQAPSAYTSFLQQPWYSGRGLFLDPPTVFIRNGTCALSLPQSIQNCHLSPGDKCFPSFAEVFCKSRDSSAAADLYSTYISQQLSEYSMSSNTEHIAALIIEPVIQGAGGMHMIDPLFQRVLVHECRDRKIPVIFDEVFTGFWRLGVESASELLGCLPDVACYAKLMTGGIVPLAATVTTEAVFEAFKSDSKLTALLHGHSYTAHAMGCSAAVKAIQWFRDPSTNSNLDFDCMKLKELWDGTLVNQLSSLPNVKRVVSLGTLCAIELQAEGSDAGYASLYARSLIQQLREEDDIYVRPLGNVIYLMCGPCTTRDVCTEQLSKVYRRISHFNPIH, translated from the exons ATGCTCCGTCGCCTCCTACTCCGCCAAGCTCGTCGGCGCCATTGCTCCTCCTCATTCTCCTCCGCCTTGCCCCTCTCCTCGCCGACCTTCGCCGTCTTCGGCGCCAACACCGGCGTCGGCAAGACCCTCGTCTCCGCGGGCCTCGCTGCCTCCCTCCTCCGTTCCCACGCCGCCTCCCCCTCCGCCGTCCTCTACCTCAAACCGCTCCAGACCGGCTTCCCCGCCGATTCGGACGCGGGGTTCCTCTACCGCAGGGTCCCCGCGCTTGTCCGCCCCTCCCACGCCGCGCACCTCGTCGCCTCCATCGACACCCTCTCCCCTGCCCCGTCAGTGGAAACCCCATCCCCTTCCCGCGAGGAGGCGGCCTTCTCCTACGATGGGGAGGGTAAGGCGGTGAGGAAGCTTCTGGCTTGCAGGACGCTGTACGCATGGCGGGAGGCGGTGTCGCCGCACCTGGCGGCGGAGAGGGAGGGGATGACGGTAGAAGACGCGCATGTGAGGTCGCTCCTGGCGGCGTGCCTCGCCGAGGGGGAAACtttggggaagggggagggggatgtGTGGAAGCTGGTCGAGACCGCCGGCGGCGTGGCCAGCCCGGGCCCGTCTGGCACGCTGCAGTGCGATCTCTACCG GCACTTTAGGTTGCCTATTATTCTTGTTGGAGATGGCCGTCTTGGTGGTATTTCAGGCACTTTATCGGCATATGAAACTCTGTTGCTCAGGGGGTATGATGTTAGCGCAGTGATTTTGGAAGATTGTGGTTTGTCAAACGACAAGTTCTTGCTTTCTTACTTGAGAAATAG GGTACCAGTGCTTGTTTTGCCACCTATTCCAGAAGATCCATCAGATGACCTAACTGATTGGTTTTCCGAATCATCTTCAGTTTTTGGTTTGCTTGAAGATGCCCTGCGATCTTTTCATTTGAAAAGAATTCAGAGGTTAAACAGTATGCAAAGAAAATCAAAGGATTTACTGTGGTGGCCCTTCACTCAGCACAATCTTGTACCTGTAGATTGTGTTACAGTAATTGATTCGCGCTGTGGTGAGAGTTTTTCAGCATACAAG GTGAAAGACAACAAGTTGATGATGATCCCTCAGTTTGATGCATGTGCAAGTTGGTGGACTCAAGGACCTGATTCTAAGTTGCAG ATTGAACTTGCAAGAGATATGGGCTACGCTGCTGCTAGGTATGGCCATGTGATGTTTCCAGAGAATGCTCATGAGCCTGCTCTTCGTTGTGCTGAACTTTTGCTTGGGGGAATTGGTAAAG ATTGGGCTTCCAGAGTTTATTATTCGGACAATGGATCAACAGCAATTGAAATAGCTCTGAAGATGGCATTTCGCAAGTTTTCACTTGATCGTGGAATTCTACTCGATAGTGACAAGAGTATCACCAACGAAAGAAATATTCAGTTAAAG GTCCTTGCTCTAAAAGGTTCATATCATGGTGATACCCTGGGTGCTATGGAAGCTCAAGCTCCATCAGCCTATACATCGTTCCTTCAGCAGCCATG GTATTCTGGGCGGGGACTTTTTCTAGATCCTCCAACAGTGTTCATAAGAAATGGGACATGCGCACTTTCTTTGCCCCAGTCGATACAGAACTGTCATCTGAGCCCTGGTGATAAAT GTTTTCCTTCATTTGCTGAAGTCTTTTGCAAGAGTAGGGACTCATCAGCTGCAGCTGATTTATACTCAACCTACATATCCCAACAACTTTCAGAATATTCCATGTCAAGTAACACAGAGCATATTGCAGCACTTATTATAGAACCAG TGATACAAGGTGCTGGGGGAATGCACATGATAGATCCACTTTTCCAGCGAGTACTTGTCCATGAGTGTAGAGACCGAAAAATACCTGTCATATTCGATGAGGTCTTTACAGGGTTCTGGCGTCTTGGTGTGGAG TCTGCTTCAGAGTTGCTCGGCTGCTTACCTGATGTTGCATGCTATGCTAAACTGATGACTGGTGGGATAGTACCATTAGCTGCAACGGTAACAACAGAAGCAGTTTTCGAGGCCTTCAAAAGTGACTCTAAG CTTACAGCGCTTTTACATGGCCATTCCTACACTGCTCATGCCATGGGCTGTTCTGCGGCAGTAAAAGCTATCCAATGGTTTAGAGATCCATCCACAAATTCAAATCTCGATTTTGATTGTATGAAGCTCAAGGAG CTATGGGATGGCACACTTGTGAACCAGTTATCTTCACTACCAAATGTAAAGAGAGTAGTCTCCTTGGGAACTCTGTGTGCAATTGAGCTGCAGGCCGAGGGATCTGATGCCGG